From a single Meiothermus sp. Pnk-1 genomic region:
- the aroH gene encoding chorismate mutase has product MVRGIRGAITVEEDTREAILSATRELLSKMLEVNGITDPDSIGAMIFTLTDDLCAAFPAEAARQLGMQMVPLINSREIPVPGSLKRVIRVMILWNTDIPQRKVRHVYLREAVQLRPDLESAQ; this is encoded by the coding sequence ATGGTCCGGGGCATCCGTGGCGCCATCACCGTAGAAGAGGACACCCGTGAGGCCATCTTGTCGGCCACACGCGAGCTTTTGTCCAAGATGCTCGAGGTCAACGGCATCACCGATCCCGATAGCATCGGCGCGATGATCTTCACCCTCACCGATGACCTGTGCGCGGCCTTTCCCGCAGAGGCCGCGCGGCAATTGGGGATGCAAATGGTTCCGCTCATCAACTCGCGCGAGATCCCGGTGCCTGGCTCCTTGAAGCGGGTAATCCGGGTGATGATCCTCTGGAACACCGACATTCCCCAGCGTAAGGTGCGCCACGTCTATTTGCGCGAGGCCGTCCAGCTCCGGCCCGACCTCGAGAGCGCCCAGTAA